The genomic stretch CCAGAGGCAAAGATGGTGGCATCTGCCAGCAGCACGGAATGCAGGTTGAAGGTGTCCGTCTGGCCATCGGGGGTGCTGTTGCACAGGTCGCGGTTCATGTAGGCCGGGAAGACAATGGCCTTGTCTGTGAGGGCACGGATCCGGTCCACGGTGGCATTGATGTCAACGTAATCGTCGGTGCTGCTGTCGTCCCAGAGTTCCGAATAAATCACGTCCAGATTGGGGTTCCCGGCGATCTCCTCCAGGCCATAGTTGCCGACGGTGTTGAAGACGATGTGTTTGTCCAGCGCCGTTTTGGCATTGTCGATGAAGCCAGAGAAGGTGCTTTTCAGGTCGATGGGTTGGCCATCCCAGGTCCACAGGCTTCCGCGTCCTCCCAGGGTGTCCATGTGCCAGCCATCAAAACCCAGGTGGTCAAAGGCTTTCTTTTCTTCTGCGTAGATGTATTTCTGCCAGTCCGGGTTGGCGGGGTTGAACTGGTAGAGCTTTTCGGTGGCCCACCCTGAAGGCAGGGGATGGTGATCCTGATCTGCAGGGGTGGTGGGATGGTCGTTCTTGAAGGCACCCCAGGCCAGTTGTGCTCCAGATCCGTCAGACCAGTAGTTGTCAAAGCCGCCCGCAATCAGGTTGTAGTTCATGGCCAGCATGTTGTAGTCATGCGCAGCAGAAATGAAGGTGCTGACCGTGCCCCGGTCCACCGTCCGGTTGGCGATTTCCTTCCAGGTGCTGTCGGGAGAGTAAGGACGGTGGTGCTGCCACTGCCAGTCGTAAAACTGAATGGCGTTGATGTGGTGGTTTTTCATGCGCCAGATTTTGTTCCAGGCGTCAAATCCCGTGCCGTAGTCGCTGACGTAACCATACCGGGGAAATTTTGTCCAGTCGCTGGAGACATCCACGGCCACCACATCGTTTTCAATCAGGGTGTCTTTGTCGTCCAGGATGCGCAGTTCCAGCTGGTATCCGGTGTAATCCTGATCCTTGGGGGTGACCCACTTGAAGGACACGGTGCCAGACGCCCCTTCTGCCAGGGTCAGTTCTTCTTCGCGGTCCTCTGCCGCTTTTTTGCCCAGGTGGGTGATCCTGAGCACCACCTTGCCATTGATGGCCTTGCCACTCTGGTTGTTGAGGTCGGCCCAGAGTTGCACCTCGTCACCGGGGTTGTAAATGGCCTTGTTGGTGTTGATCAGGGTGAACACCTTTAAAGGGGCGTTGGTGCTGAGGATGGGCAGGGGTGCAGGTGGAGTGGGCGTGGTCTGGCTGCAGGCAGGCAAGGTCAGACCGAGCAGAAGTGCGGCCTGGGCGAAAGTCACGGGTTTGCGAATGGGCATGCGGTCTCCTCTGAAAGACAATGGGAAGGCTTGCCACCTTCCTGTGT from Deinococcus roseus encodes the following:
- a CDS encoding glycoside hydrolase family 66 protein translates to MPIRKPVTFAQAALLLGLTLPACSQTTPTPPAPLPILSTNAPLKVFTLINTNKAIYNPGDEVQLWADLNNQSGKAINGKVVLRITHLGKKAAEDREEELTLAEGASGTVSFKWVTPKDQDYTGYQLELRILDDKDTLIENDVVAVDVSSDWTKFPRYGYVSDYGTGFDAWNKIWRMKNHHINAIQFYDWQWQHHRPYSPDSTWKEIANRTVDRGTVSTFISAAHDYNMLAMNYNLIAGGFDNYWSDGSGAQLAWGAFKNDHPTTPADQDHHPLPSGWATEKLYQFNPANPDWQKYIYAEEKKAFDHLGFDGWHMDTLGGRGSLWTWDGQPIDLKSTFSGFIDNAKTALDKHIVFNTVGNYGLEEIAGNPNLDVIYSELWDDSSTDDYVDINATVDRIRALTDKAIVFPAYMNRDLCNSTPDGQTDTFNLHSVLLADATIFASGATHLELGDGDNMLCTEYFPNKKLQMSAELKRAMLTYYNFQTAYENLLMDGTKTSTAKTDLGSVPSSTTGSKGKVWTLRKEKAGLDVLHLINLSKNFSSKWRDKTAEYEEPNQINNTSTKLYYSGSLADSKKLFFASPDFDRGVAHELTYQKGSDKDGNFVQFNVPILKYWTTVWLER